A genomic window from Ananas comosus cultivar F153 linkage group 22, ASM154086v1, whole genome shotgun sequence includes:
- the LOC109727538 gene encoding RNA polymerase II transcription factor B subunit 2 isoform X2, protein MPQVRIVPKNFMDLVAALPAAKLDKLYDSVFICEAVLRSLPPLAKKYVLQMLFIDFPVTAKSMEEWVLADGLSKHKVAIDRLLQLRVIHEVSESGTLPREPMPPNVTVRLPTLEDLEVYAHQQWECFLLQLINSSQAERLTSFSSSTMRVFQRGLLSSRENEAPKLTENGFQFLLMDTNAQLWYIIREYISTSEDRGVDPTDLISFLLELSFHTLGEAYNLNTLTDVQRNAIKDLADLGLVKLQQGRKESWFIPTKLATNLSVSLTDSSSRKEGFVVVETNFRMYAYSTSRLHSEILRLFSRIEYQLPNLIVGAITKESLYNAFENGITAEQIVSFLQQNAHPRVAEKIPTVPENVTDQIRLWETDRNRVEMIPSHLYEDFPSKDLFEACCDFAREYNCLLWEDSKKMRLIVRGEFHQQMRDFLRRPKQ, encoded by the exons ATCCTTGCCACCTTTGGCTAAGAAGTATGTTTTGCAAATGCTGTTTATTGACTTTCCTGTAACGGCAAAGTCGATGGAAGAATGGGTGCTCGCAGATGGATTATCCAAGCACAAAGTGGCGATTGATAGGTTGCTTCAGCTTCGAGTTATTCACGAAGTAAGCGAGAG TGGAACTCTACCAAGAGAGCCAATGCCTCCAAATGTCACTGTGAGGTTGCCTACGCTGGAGGATCTAGAGGTCTATGCACATCAACAATGGGAG TGCTTCTTGCTACAACTTATAAACTCATCTCAAGCAGAAAGGTTGACAAGCTTCAGCTCATCCACGATGAGAGTGTTCCAGCGAGGCCTTTTGAGTTCAAG GGAAAATGAGGCTCCCAAGTTAACCGAGAATGGCTTCCAGTTCCTT CTCATGGACACCAATGCGCAACTTTGGTACATAATAAGAGAATATATCTCAACATCAGAG GATCGTGGAGTGGACCCGACAGATTTGATATCATTTTTACTCGAGCTTAGTTTTCATACTTTGGGAGAG GCTTATAACTTGAATACCCTCACGGATGTTCAAAGAAATGCTATCAAGGACCTTGCTGACTTGGGATTGGTCAAACTTCAGCAG GGAAGAAAGGAAAGTTGGTTCATACCTACTAAATTGGCTACGAATCTTTCTGTGAGCTTAACAGATTCGTCGTCACGCAAGGAg GGATTTGTGGTAGTTGAAACAAACTTCAGAATGTATGCTTACTCTACATCTAGGTTACACTCTGAGATTTTACGCCTCTTTTCAAG GATCGAATATCAGCTTCCAAATCTCATAGTTGGAGCTATCACTAAAGAAAGCTTATATAATGCTTTTGAAAATGGTATTACTGCAGAACAG ATAGTCTCATTCCTTCAGCAGAATGCTCATCCTAGAGTTGCAGAAAAAATACCTACAGTTCCAGAGAATGTTACTGATCAG ATAAGGTTATGGGAGACAGATCGAAATAGAGTTGAGATGATCCCATCCCATCTCTATGAAGATTTTCCTTCAAAG GATCTCTTTGAAGCATGTTGTGATTTTGCAAGAGAATATAACTGTTTGCTGTGGGAGGACTCGAAGAAGATGAGGCTTATAGTCCGAGGAGAATTCCACCAGCAAATGCGGGACTTCCTCCGTCGTCCGAAACAGTAG
- the LOC109727538 gene encoding RNA polymerase II transcription factor B subunit 2 isoform X1 translates to MPQVRIVPKNFMDLVAALPAAKLDKLYDSVFICEAVLRSLPPLAKKYVLQMLFIDFPVTAKSMEEWVLADGLSKHKVAIDRLLQLRVIHEVSERKKETSYRMNPKFQKNLQQYLTHGGTLPREPMPPNVTVRLPTLEDLEVYAHQQWECFLLQLINSSQAERLTSFSSSTMRVFQRGLLSSRENEAPKLTENGFQFLLMDTNAQLWYIIREYISTSEDRGVDPTDLISFLLELSFHTLGEAYNLNTLTDVQRNAIKDLADLGLVKLQQGRKESWFIPTKLATNLSVSLTDSSSRKEGFVVVETNFRMYAYSTSRLHSEILRLFSRIEYQLPNLIVGAITKESLYNAFENGITAEQIVSFLQQNAHPRVAEKIPTVPENVTDQIRLWETDRNRVEMIPSHLYEDFPSKDLFEACCDFAREYNCLLWEDSKKMRLIVRGEFHQQMRDFLRRPKQ, encoded by the exons ATCCTTGCCACCTTTGGCTAAGAAGTATGTTTTGCAAATGCTGTTTATTGACTTTCCTGTAACGGCAAAGTCGATGGAAGAATGGGTGCTCGCAGATGGATTATCCAAGCACAAAGTGGCGATTGATAGGTTGCTTCAGCTTCGAGTTATTCACGAAGTAAGCGAGAG GAAAAAGGAGACTAGTTATAGGATGAACCCAAAGTTTCAGAAGAATTTGCAGCAGTACTTGACGCATGG TGGAACTCTACCAAGAGAGCCAATGCCTCCAAATGTCACTGTGAGGTTGCCTACGCTGGAGGATCTAGAGGTCTATGCACATCAACAATGGGAG TGCTTCTTGCTACAACTTATAAACTCATCTCAAGCAGAAAGGTTGACAAGCTTCAGCTCATCCACGATGAGAGTGTTCCAGCGAGGCCTTTTGAGTTCAAG GGAAAATGAGGCTCCCAAGTTAACCGAGAATGGCTTCCAGTTCCTT CTCATGGACACCAATGCGCAACTTTGGTACATAATAAGAGAATATATCTCAACATCAGAG GATCGTGGAGTGGACCCGACAGATTTGATATCATTTTTACTCGAGCTTAGTTTTCATACTTTGGGAGAG GCTTATAACTTGAATACCCTCACGGATGTTCAAAGAAATGCTATCAAGGACCTTGCTGACTTGGGATTGGTCAAACTTCAGCAG GGAAGAAAGGAAAGTTGGTTCATACCTACTAAATTGGCTACGAATCTTTCTGTGAGCTTAACAGATTCGTCGTCACGCAAGGAg GGATTTGTGGTAGTTGAAACAAACTTCAGAATGTATGCTTACTCTACATCTAGGTTACACTCTGAGATTTTACGCCTCTTTTCAAG GATCGAATATCAGCTTCCAAATCTCATAGTTGGAGCTATCACTAAAGAAAGCTTATATAATGCTTTTGAAAATGGTATTACTGCAGAACAG ATAGTCTCATTCCTTCAGCAGAATGCTCATCCTAGAGTTGCAGAAAAAATACCTACAGTTCCAGAGAATGTTACTGATCAG ATAAGGTTATGGGAGACAGATCGAAATAGAGTTGAGATGATCCCATCCCATCTCTATGAAGATTTTCCTTCAAAG GATCTCTTTGAAGCATGTTGTGATTTTGCAAGAGAATATAACTGTTTGCTGTGGGAGGACTCGAAGAAGATGAGGCTTATAGTCCGAGGAGAATTCCACCAGCAAATGCGGGACTTCCTCCGTCGTCCGAAACAGTAG
- the LOC109727538 gene encoding RNA polymerase II transcription factor B subunit 2 isoform X3 gives MDYPSTKWRLIGCFSFELFTKKKETSYRMNPKFQKNLQQYLTHGGTLPREPMPPNVTVRLPTLEDLEVYAHQQWECFLLQLINSSQAERLTSFSSSTMRVFQRGLLSSRENEAPKLTENGFQFLLMDTNAQLWYIIREYISTSEDRGVDPTDLISFLLELSFHTLGEAYNLNTLTDVQRNAIKDLADLGLVKLQQGRKESWFIPTKLATNLSVSLTDSSSRKEGFVVVETNFRMYAYSTSRLHSEILRLFSRIEYQLPNLIVGAITKESLYNAFENGITAEQIVSFLQQNAHPRVAEKIPTVPENVTDQIRLWETDRNRVEMIPSHLYEDFPSKDLFEACCDFAREYNCLLWEDSKKMRLIVRGEFHQQMRDFLRRPKQ, from the exons ATGGATTATCCAAGCACAAAGTGGCGATTGATAGGTTGCTTCAGCTTCGAGTTATTCACGAA GAAAAAGGAGACTAGTTATAGGATGAACCCAAAGTTTCAGAAGAATTTGCAGCAGTACTTGACGCATGG TGGAACTCTACCAAGAGAGCCAATGCCTCCAAATGTCACTGTGAGGTTGCCTACGCTGGAGGATCTAGAGGTCTATGCACATCAACAATGGGAG TGCTTCTTGCTACAACTTATAAACTCATCTCAAGCAGAAAGGTTGACAAGCTTCAGCTCATCCACGATGAGAGTGTTCCAGCGAGGCCTTTTGAGTTCAAG GGAAAATGAGGCTCCCAAGTTAACCGAGAATGGCTTCCAGTTCCTT CTCATGGACACCAATGCGCAACTTTGGTACATAATAAGAGAATATATCTCAACATCAGAG GATCGTGGAGTGGACCCGACAGATTTGATATCATTTTTACTCGAGCTTAGTTTTCATACTTTGGGAGAG GCTTATAACTTGAATACCCTCACGGATGTTCAAAGAAATGCTATCAAGGACCTTGCTGACTTGGGATTGGTCAAACTTCAGCAG GGAAGAAAGGAAAGTTGGTTCATACCTACTAAATTGGCTACGAATCTTTCTGTGAGCTTAACAGATTCGTCGTCACGCAAGGAg GGATTTGTGGTAGTTGAAACAAACTTCAGAATGTATGCTTACTCTACATCTAGGTTACACTCTGAGATTTTACGCCTCTTTTCAAG GATCGAATATCAGCTTCCAAATCTCATAGTTGGAGCTATCACTAAAGAAAGCTTATATAATGCTTTTGAAAATGGTATTACTGCAGAACAG ATAGTCTCATTCCTTCAGCAGAATGCTCATCCTAGAGTTGCAGAAAAAATACCTACAGTTCCAGAGAATGTTACTGATCAG ATAAGGTTATGGGAGACAGATCGAAATAGAGTTGAGATGATCCCATCCCATCTCTATGAAGATTTTCCTTCAAAG GATCTCTTTGAAGCATGTTGTGATTTTGCAAGAGAATATAACTGTTTGCTGTGGGAGGACTCGAAGAAGATGAGGCTTATAGTCCGAGGAGAATTCCACCAGCAAATGCGGGACTTCCTCCGTCGTCCGAAACAGTAG
- the LOC109727003 gene encoding uncharacterized protein LOC109727003, giving the protein MFPKDWAPPCGSCCTKKYSALLQIPWRVFCKKGCDADAETWEECVEECNEICYKDPVLKDHEWSAYIDRSPGEDSYSLECFRACVSGCGFKFDIPKTEVEAVKPNRPPKPAPVRKEPPQRANLITTPDDLPTTSA; this is encoded by the exons aTGTTCCCGAAGGACTGGGCGCCGCCGTGCGGGAGCTGCTGCACCAAGAAGTACTCCGCTCTCCTCCAGATCCCCT GGAGAGTTTTCTGCAAGAAAGGGTGCGATGCGGATGCTGAGACTTGGGAGGAAT GTGTGGAAGAGTGCAACGAGATATGCTATAAAGATCCAGTTCTGAAGGATCACGAATGGAGTGCATACATTGATAGGTCCCCTGGCGAAGACAGTTACTCTTTG GAATGTTTTCGTGCTTGTGTTTCTGGCTGTGGTTTCAAG TTTGATATCCCTAAAACGGAAGTTGAGGCTGTCAAACCAAACAGGCCTCCCAAGCCTGCCCCGGTGAGGAAAGAACCACCCCAGCGTGCGAATCTCATCACGACCCCTGACGACCTGCCTACTACATCGGCATAG
- the LOC109727387 gene encoding nuclear/nucleolar GTPase 2 isoform X2, which yields MVKKKKEKQVNVSGKPKHSLDVNRSNGGGDKGVRSAATVRRLKMYNTRPKRDRKGKVLKHDLQSKELPNTRIEPDRRWFGNTRVVNQKELEFFREELQSRLSNNYNVILKERKLPLSLLNDHQKQAKAHLLDTEPFDHAFGPKRKRKRPKLLASDYDSLVKKADVSQDAFEQKSAAANLSKGEEEEDGLRDLVRHTMFEKGQSKRIWGELYKVVDSSDVVVQVLDARDPQGTRCHHLEKHLKEHCTHKHMILLLNKCDLVPAWVTKGWLRVLSKEYPTLAFHASINNSFGKGSLLSVLRQFARLKSDKQAISVGFVGYPNVGKSSVINTLRSKSVCKVAPIPGETKVWQYITLTKRIFLIDCPGVVYQNNDSETDIVLKGVVRVTNLEDASEHIGEVLKRVKKEHLQRAYKIEEWVDENDFLVQLSKSTGKLLKGGEPDLMTAAKMVLHDWQRGKIPFFVFPPQQDEENLPEDSKLIEKNEEPTISTDRTAAAMKAIAGRRELVFLQDPE from the exons atggtgaagaagaagaaggagaagcaggTCAACGTCTCGGGGAAGCCGAAGCACTCGCTCGACGTGAACCGCAGCAATGGCGGAGGCGACAAGGGAGTCCGCTCCGCGGCCACGGTGCGGCGGCTCAAGATGTACAACACGAGGCCGAAGCGCGATCGCAAGGGGAAGGTGTTGAAGCACGATCTCCAATCCAAGGAGCTCCCCAACACCCGCATCGAGCCCGATCGGCGCTGGTTCG GGAACACGCGAGTTGTGAACCAGAAAGAGCTTGAGTTCTTCAGGGAGGAGCTTCAGAGCCGTCTTTCAAATAATTACAATGTCATACTGAAGGAGAGGAAGCTGCCCCTGTCGCTTCTAAATGATCATCAAAAG CAAGCCAAGGCGCATCTTCTTGATACTGAGCCTTTCGACCATGCATTTGggccgaagaggaagaggaagcgcCCTAAGCTCTTGGCATCTGATTATGATTCTTTGGTTAAAAAAGCAGATGTCTCTCAAG ATGCATTTGAGCAAAAATCTGCTGCTGCAAACCTATCTAagggggaggaagaggaagatggtTTACGAGACCTAGTTCGGCATACAATGTTCGAAAAGGGGCAGAGCAAGCGAATATGGGGTGAACTTTACAAAGTTGTTGATTCTTCAGATGTAGTTGTACAG GTTCTAGATGCTAGAGATCCACAAGGTACTAGATGCCACCACTTAGAGAAGCACTTAAAGGAGCATTGCACGCACAAACACATGATTCTTTTACTAAATAAG TGTGATCTAGTTCCTGCATGGGTGACAAAAGGATGGCTGCGGGTCTTATCAAAGGAGTACCCTACTCTAGCATTTCATGCCAGCATAAATAATTCTTTTGGCAAG GGGTCTCTTCTATCAGTGTTGAGACAATTTGCTCGCTTGAAGAGTGACAAGCAAGCCATATCTGTGGGATTTGTTGGATATCCTAATGTTGGGAAGTCGTCAGTTATTAATACATTACGctcaaaaagt GTCTGCAAAGTGGCGCCAATTCCAGGAGAGACTAAAGTGTGGCAGTATATCACTCTTACTAAAAGGATCTTTTTAATTGACTGCCCTGGAGTAGTCTACCAAAACAATGACTCAGAAACAGATATAGTTCTTAAGGGTGTG GTACGTGTGACAAACTTGGAAGATGCTTCTGAACATATTGGAGAAGTCCTGAAACGTGTAAAAAAGGAGCATCTGCAAAGAGCATACAAAATTGAAGAGTG GGTTGATGAGAATGATTTCCTGGTCCAGCTGTCCAAGTCCACTGGCAAACTCCTGAAG GGAGGCGAGCCGGATCTTATGACTGCAGCAAAGATGGTCCTCCATGACTGGCAAAGGGGTAAAATTCCTTTTTTTGTCTTCCCACCGCAACAAGACGAAGAAAACCTGCCCGAGGATTCTAAGTTAATCGAGAAAAATGAAGAGCCGACGATAAGCACCGATCGGACTGCTGCTGCCATGAAAGCCATTGCGGG AAGGCGAGAACTAGTATTTCTACAAGATCCTGAGTAG
- the LOC109727387 gene encoding nuclear/nucleolar GTPase 2 isoform X1 — protein sequence MVKKKKEKQVNVSGKPKHSLDVNRSNGGGDKGVRSAATVRRLKMYNTRPKRDRKGKVLKHDLQSKELPNTRIEPDRRWFGNTRVVNQKELEFFREELQSRLSNNYNVILKERKLPLSLLNDHQKQAKAHLLDTEPFDHAFGPKRKRKRPKLLASDYDSLVKKADVSQDAFEQKSAAANLSKGEEEEDGLRDLVRHTMFEKGQSKRIWGELYKVVDSSDVVVQVLDARDPQGTRCHHLEKHLKEHCTHKHMILLLNKCDLVPAWVTKGWLRVLSKEYPTLAFHASINNSFGKGSLLSVLRQFARLKSDKQAISVGFVGYPNVGKSSVINTLRSKSVCKVAPIPGETKVWQYITLTKRIFLIDCPGVVYQNNDSETDIVLKGVVRVTNLEDASEHIGEVLKRVKKEHLQRAYKIEEWVDENDFLVQLSKSTGKLLKGGEPDLMTAAKMVLHDWQRGKIPFFVFPPQQDEENLPEDSKLIEKNEEPTISTDRTAAAMKAIAGIISSQQLMHVPAHKDFGDDERENANLEQVEDNAQ from the exons atggtgaagaagaagaaggagaagcaggTCAACGTCTCGGGGAAGCCGAAGCACTCGCTCGACGTGAACCGCAGCAATGGCGGAGGCGACAAGGGAGTCCGCTCCGCGGCCACGGTGCGGCGGCTCAAGATGTACAACACGAGGCCGAAGCGCGATCGCAAGGGGAAGGTGTTGAAGCACGATCTCCAATCCAAGGAGCTCCCCAACACCCGCATCGAGCCCGATCGGCGCTGGTTCG GGAACACGCGAGTTGTGAACCAGAAAGAGCTTGAGTTCTTCAGGGAGGAGCTTCAGAGCCGTCTTTCAAATAATTACAATGTCATACTGAAGGAGAGGAAGCTGCCCCTGTCGCTTCTAAATGATCATCAAAAG CAAGCCAAGGCGCATCTTCTTGATACTGAGCCTTTCGACCATGCATTTGggccgaagaggaagaggaagcgcCCTAAGCTCTTGGCATCTGATTATGATTCTTTGGTTAAAAAAGCAGATGTCTCTCAAG ATGCATTTGAGCAAAAATCTGCTGCTGCAAACCTATCTAagggggaggaagaggaagatggtTTACGAGACCTAGTTCGGCATACAATGTTCGAAAAGGGGCAGAGCAAGCGAATATGGGGTGAACTTTACAAAGTTGTTGATTCTTCAGATGTAGTTGTACAG GTTCTAGATGCTAGAGATCCACAAGGTACTAGATGCCACCACTTAGAGAAGCACTTAAAGGAGCATTGCACGCACAAACACATGATTCTTTTACTAAATAAG TGTGATCTAGTTCCTGCATGGGTGACAAAAGGATGGCTGCGGGTCTTATCAAAGGAGTACCCTACTCTAGCATTTCATGCCAGCATAAATAATTCTTTTGGCAAG GGGTCTCTTCTATCAGTGTTGAGACAATTTGCTCGCTTGAAGAGTGACAAGCAAGCCATATCTGTGGGATTTGTTGGATATCCTAATGTTGGGAAGTCGTCAGTTATTAATACATTACGctcaaaaagt GTCTGCAAAGTGGCGCCAATTCCAGGAGAGACTAAAGTGTGGCAGTATATCACTCTTACTAAAAGGATCTTTTTAATTGACTGCCCTGGAGTAGTCTACCAAAACAATGACTCAGAAACAGATATAGTTCTTAAGGGTGTG GTACGTGTGACAAACTTGGAAGATGCTTCTGAACATATTGGAGAAGTCCTGAAACGTGTAAAAAAGGAGCATCTGCAAAGAGCATACAAAATTGAAGAGTG GGTTGATGAGAATGATTTCCTGGTCCAGCTGTCCAAGTCCACTGGCAAACTCCTGAAG GGAGGCGAGCCGGATCTTATGACTGCAGCAAAGATGGTCCTCCATGACTGGCAAAGGGGTAAAATTCCTTTTTTTGTCTTCCCACCGCAACAAGACGAAGAAAACCTGCCCGAGGATTCTAAGTTAATCGAGAAAAATGAAGAGCCGACGATAAGCACCGATCGGACTGCTGCTGCCATGAAAGCCATTGCGGGTATTATCTCATCCCAGCAGCTCATGCATGTTCCTGCTCACAAGGACTTCGGtgatgatgagagagagaatgcaAATCTAGAGCAGGTTGAAGATAACGCTCAGTGA